A single window of Gemmatimonadota bacterium DNA harbors:
- a CDS encoding choice-of-anchor B family protein — translation MTLPLRCLGSATMLVALAAPVAGQDQFGRSVAIAAGDVVVTKPVVGRGPAMLYVFASDGTERARLVVGRSAETGEGVSPSVAADGARVLVGSGDPGTRLAGHLFGREDGGTWSDQGSLPLDAARRDAAAAGTLDFAGILRILEPPARIVALDGARALAAVVGGPGAVDVRVLERAQGEWRPAAVLPAPAGADVRFGSALRLDGARAYVGAPGLGGTGAVFVFERDDAGAWSEVARLGAVDLPPGSRLGEALAIGDDVLVAGAPGFDGSRGAVLAFARDASGGWTEVQRLEGGEGGDSFGAALALSDGELWVGAPQREGRAGGVERYRREGGGFTAAGPLSLEGVEPGFLAGTALDLEADQGVVGAPGADGGRGRAALLSRSGEGWRSVRWVEPMARLRSADQGEIRCEEGEAAGFGCDNVDLLSFVSLADLGSAPGERVSDLWGWTDPATGREYALVGRTAGAAIVDVTDAAAPRFLGLVRANPSGARDLKVYRDHLFFTGDGAGEHGLVVFDLTRLRTLASPGADLAPDTVYRGIASAHNLVIDTGSGFAFPVGASGGGQTCGGGLHMVDIRDPKAPTFAGCFTDTEGLIWQGRTHDAQCVVYAGPDEQHRGRQICFASNETAIRIVDVTDKAQPVPIGVATYPGRAYVHQGWLSDDQRYFYMNDELDELVGTVPRTRTYVWDVAELDDPILVATVDGPDGSTDHNLYVKGDRMYQANYQAGFRVFDLTDPERPQEIGWFDTTPYEGNPPGFVGAWTAYPFFESGTVLVSSMNEGLFLLRPRGRPLIP, via the coding sequence ATGACGTTGCCGCTGCGCTGTCTCGGTTCCGCGACGATGCTGGTCGCGCTCGCGGCGCCCGTCGCGGGCCAGGATCAGTTCGGGCGCAGCGTGGCCATTGCCGCCGGGGACGTGGTGGTCACCAAGCCCGTGGTGGGACGCGGACCGGCGATGCTGTACGTGTTCGCATCCGACGGGACCGAGCGGGCGCGTCTGGTCGTGGGCCGGAGCGCGGAGACCGGAGAGGGCGTGAGCCCGTCCGTGGCCGCGGACGGAGCGCGCGTGCTGGTGGGGAGCGGCGATCCCGGGACGCGCCTCGCGGGACACCTCTTCGGACGCGAGGACGGTGGCACGTGGAGCGATCAGGGCAGCCTGCCCCTGGACGCCGCCCGGCGCGACGCGGCCGCCGCGGGGACGCTCGACTTTGCGGGAATCCTGCGCATCCTGGAGCCGCCGGCTCGGATCGTGGCGCTGGACGGCGCGCGGGCGCTGGCGGCCGTGGTCGGGGGCCCGGGTGCCGTGGACGTGCGCGTCCTGGAGCGGGCGCAAGGCGAGTGGCGGCCGGCCGCGGTGCTGCCGGCCCCGGCCGGCGCCGACGTGCGCTTCGGAAGTGCGCTCCGCCTCGACGGTGCGCGCGCGTACGTGGGCGCTCCCGGGCTCGGGGGGACGGGTGCGGTCTTCGTCTTCGAGCGCGACGACGCGGGGGCATGGAGCGAGGTTGCGCGCCTGGGAGCGGTGGACCTTCCGCCGGGCAGCCGCCTCGGCGAGGCGCTCGCGATCGGAGACGACGTGCTGGTCGCGGGCGCCCCCGGATTCGACGGCTCGCGGGGCGCGGTCCTGGCCTTCGCGCGCGACGCGAGCGGCGGGTGGACGGAGGTGCAGCGGCTGGAGGGCGGCGAGGGCGGGGACAGCTTCGGGGCTGCGCTCGCGCTGTCGGACGGAGAGCTGTGGGTGGGCGCGCCGCAGCGCGAAGGCCGCGCCGGTGGGGTGGAGCGCTACCGCCGGGAGGGAGGCGGCTTCACCGCGGCCGGACCGCTCTCGCTCGAGGGGGTGGAGCCCGGGTTCCTCGCCGGCACCGCGCTCGACCTGGAAGCCGACCAGGGCGTGGTCGGCGCGCCGGGCGCCGACGGCGGTCGGGGACGCGCCGCGCTCCTGTCCCGGAGCGGGGAGGGCTGGCGCAGCGTGCGCTGGGTGGAGCCCATGGCCCGCCTCCGCTCGGCCGACCAGGGCGAGATCCGCTGCGAGGAGGGCGAGGCCGCAGGGTTCGGGTGCGACAACGTGGATCTCCTCTCGTTCGTGTCGCTCGCGGACCTGGGCTCCGCGCCCGGCGAGCGGGTGAGCGACCTGTGGGGCTGGACCGATCCCGCCACCGGCCGCGAATACGCGCTCGTGGGCCGCACGGCCGGGGCGGCCATCGTCGACGTGACGGACGCCGCCGCGCCGCGCTTCCTGGGCCTGGTCCGCGCCAATCCCAGCGGCGCGCGCGATCTCAAGGTGTATCGCGACCACCTGTTCTTCACGGGCGACGGAGCGGGCGAACACGGCCTGGTCGTCTTCGACCTGACGCGCCTGCGGACCCTCGCTTCGCCCGGCGCCGATCTCGCGCCCGACACGGTGTACCGGGGCATCGCCAGCGCGCACAACCTGGTCATCGACACGGGAAGCGGATTCGCCTTCCCGGTCGGCGCCAGCGGCGGGGGGCAGACGTGCGGCGGCGGCCTCCACATGGTGGACATCCGGGATCCCAAGGCGCCCACCTTCGCCGGATGCTTCACGGACACGGAAGGCCTGATCTGGCAGGGACGCACGCACGACGCGCAGTGCGTCGTCTATGCAGGGCCGGACGAGCAACACCGGGGTCGTCAGATCTGCTTCGCCTCCAACGAGACGGCCATCCGCATCGTGGACGTCACCGACAAGGCCCAGCCCGTCCCGATCGGCGTGGCCACCTACCCGGGTCGGGCGTACGTGCACCAGGGCTGGTTGTCGGACGATCAGCGCTACTTCTACATGAACGACGAGCTGGACGAGCTCGTGGGCACGGTGCCGCGCACCCGCACGTACGTCTGGGACGTGGCCGAGCTCGACGATCCCATCCTGGTGGCCACCGTGGACGGGCCCGACGGCTCCACCGACCACAACCTCTACGTGAAGGGCGACCGGATGTACCAGGCCAACTACCAGGCCGGCTTCCGCGTCTTCGACCTGACCGATCCCGAGCGGCCCCAGGAGATCGGCTGGTTCGACACCACGCCGTACGAAGGCAATCCGCCGGGCTTCGTCGGGGCCTGGACCGCCTATCCCTTCTTCGAGAGCGGCACCGTGCTGGTCTCGAGCATGAACGAGGGGCTGTTCCTGCTGCGCCCGCGCGGACGCCCGTTGATCCCCTGA
- a CDS encoding M24 family metallopeptidase, with the protein MRRILLAASLTLAGAAPAAAQLPRPEPAAPSTRVLTHREEAPIIHARIQERFRTVLPELMRREGIDLWLIVSREYNDDPVFRSMAPLTTYSSRRRTVLAFHDRGGVEGVQALSIGRFDYEGLFELYRTHNDSQYVGLRRLVEERQPRRIGINVSNAWNHADGLTQNEHQRIVEALGPFADRLVSAEMLAVGWLETKLPSETEHYRYAQRLAHQVIAEAFSNAVIVPGVTTNQDVAWWMRQRVAELGLGAWFHPSVSVQRAGGTPDAGPHGVVIERGDLLHTDFGLIALGYSTDTQHHAYVLRAGEDDAPAGLKAGLAAANRLQDLTMMHAKVGRTGNEALADALAQAKREGLTPSIYCHPIGYHGHAAGPPIGMTDYQDGVPVRGDYVFRPNTWHSIELNVRHPVPEWGGQEVRFALEEDAALLDDGWQWLDGRQSTFYLIR; encoded by the coding sequence ATGCGTCGGATCCTGCTGGCCGCCTCGCTCACGCTCGCCGGGGCCGCGCCCGCCGCCGCCCAGCTGCCGCGTCCGGAGCCGGCCGCGCCGAGCACCCGCGTGCTCACGCACCGGGAGGAGGCGCCCATCATCCATGCCCGGATCCAGGAGCGCTTCCGGACCGTGCTGCCCGAGCTCATGCGGCGCGAAGGCATCGACCTCTGGCTGATCGTCTCCCGGGAGTACAACGACGATCCGGTCTTCCGGTCCATGGCACCGCTCACCACGTACTCGTCGCGCCGCCGGACCGTGTTGGCCTTCCACGACCGGGGTGGTGTCGAGGGTGTGCAGGCCCTCTCGATCGGTCGCTTCGACTACGAGGGGCTCTTCGAGCTGTACCGGACGCACAACGACTCGCAGTACGTCGGCCTGCGCCGACTGGTGGAGGAGCGTCAGCCGCGCCGGATCGGCATCAACGTCTCGAACGCCTGGAACCACGCCGACGGCCTCACACAGAATGAGCATCAGCGCATCGTGGAGGCGTTGGGGCCGTTCGCCGACCGGTTGGTCAGCGCCGAGATGCTCGCCGTGGGATGGCTGGAGACCAAGCTGCCCTCCGAGACGGAGCACTACCGCTATGCCCAACGGCTCGCGCACCAGGTGATCGCGGAGGCGTTCTCGAACGCCGTGATCGTCCCGGGTGTGACCACCAACCAGGACGTGGCCTGGTGGATGCGCCAGCGCGTCGCGGAGCTGGGGCTCGGCGCCTGGTTCCATCCTTCGGTCAGCGTGCAGCGCGCGGGCGGCACGCCGGATGCGGGTCCGCACGGTGTGGTGATCGAGCGCGGAGACCTGCTGCACACGGACTTCGGCCTGATCGCGCTCGGCTACTCCACCGACACGCAGCACCACGCCTACGTGCTGCGCGCGGGGGAGGACGACGCACCGGCCGGCCTCAAGGCCGGTCTGGCCGCCGCCAACCGGCTGCAGGACCTGACGATGATGCATGCGAAGGTGGGCCGCACGGGCAACGAGGCGCTCGCCGACGCGCTGGCCCAGGCGAAGCGGGAAGGTCTGACGCCGTCCATCTATTGCCATCCGATCGGCTACCACGGCCACGCAGCCGGGCCTCCGATCGGAATGACCGACTATCAGGACGGGGTGCCGGTGCGCGGCGACTACGTCTTCCGCCCGAACACGTGGCACTCGATCGAGCTGAACGTCCGGCACCCCGTTCCCGAGTGGGGCGGGCAGGAGGTGCGCTTCGCCCTCGAGGAGGACGCGGCCCTGCTCGACGACGGCTGGCAGTGGCTCGACGGACGCCAGTCCACCTTCTATCTGATCCGCTGA
- a CDS encoding alginate export family protein: MTAGGRGWGAVRAVGWGLAALLAPTVPHLAGQVLIPGQGVSIDLVEDGAGALLATDIEILALPHGLSLRGPIEAVDPADGRVRVLGRWILVSPEVTRVVPERTALALSAFEIGEWVEIRLVDAGAQPWTARRVELYAKRTRTIEGTTGRVVRGPDGTILDVGGIPVKLSRATDVDEEAGGMFAELFGEMKADDMIGDDPGYRQVGHHLFFSGSVRPIARVERGFGLAAGADDIFSVGEPSIRLEGMAVLPEGMRLFAQGQIRSRYELYRSSDAHADDVANAPELQMRQLFLSAPSLAGAPLGVTVGKQRVRDTREFLFDEYLDGIRLYAYPLQPLVLEASFFTPVLPLRERYETWRDLLLQARWFPNDDWRAAVYALRRWDSDPERGRNVRYYGGSLEGEHDALRVWALGALLRGSDKGREQRAWAWDTGLALRARHLALQPGISLSLARGSGETAGGTEFRQSGYHDNSSRVWGLASFNHYGEALDPELTNLEVATASVGIRHGSRTSLDLVAHRYRLVQPTDELDTIGLDVADEPLTGESLDVGHGVDGILAVRDLLPGIHFTYKLGVFLSGHAFVDTADPAWLHKLELRIDF, from the coding sequence GTGACCGCCGGAGGCCGCGGGTGGGGGGCGGTCCGTGCGGTCGGCTGGGGGCTTGCGGCCCTGCTGGCTCCGACGGTGCCGCACCTGGCTGGGCAGGTCCTCATCCCCGGTCAGGGCGTGTCGATCGATCTGGTGGAGGATGGCGCGGGCGCGCTGCTCGCCACGGACATCGAGATCCTGGCACTCCCCCACGGGCTGTCGCTGCGGGGGCCCATCGAGGCGGTCGATCCAGCCGACGGACGGGTGCGCGTCCTCGGTCGTTGGATCCTCGTCTCGCCCGAGGTCACGAGGGTCGTACCCGAACGGACCGCGCTGGCCCTCTCTGCGTTCGAGATCGGAGAATGGGTCGAGATCCGGCTGGTCGATGCAGGAGCGCAGCCGTGGACGGCGCGCCGGGTCGAGCTGTACGCCAAGCGGACGCGCACCATCGAGGGCACGACCGGTCGGGTCGTTCGCGGGCCGGACGGGACGATCCTGGACGTCGGCGGCATCCCCGTGAAGCTGAGCCGCGCCACCGACGTCGACGAGGAAGCCGGGGGCATGTTCGCCGAGTTGTTCGGCGAGATGAAAGCGGATGACATGATCGGGGACGACCCGGGCTATCGGCAGGTCGGCCACCATCTCTTCTTCTCGGGGAGCGTCCGTCCCATCGCACGCGTCGAACGGGGCTTTGGCCTGGCCGCTGGCGCGGACGACATCTTCAGTGTCGGCGAGCCGTCGATACGGCTGGAGGGCATGGCGGTGTTGCCGGAAGGCATGCGACTGTTCGCCCAGGGACAGATTCGCAGCCGCTACGAGCTGTACCGTTCGTCGGACGCCCACGCGGACGACGTCGCGAACGCCCCCGAGCTCCAGATGCGACAGCTCTTCCTGTCGGCGCCGTCCCTGGCGGGTGCGCCCCTGGGAGTGACCGTGGGGAAACAGCGTGTACGCGACACGCGCGAATTCCTGTTCGACGAATACCTGGACGGAATCCGGCTCTACGCATACCCGCTGCAACCTCTCGTGCTGGAAGCATCCTTCTTCACTCCGGTCCTGCCGCTTCGGGAGCGGTACGAGACCTGGCGCGACCTCCTGCTCCAGGCCCGTTGGTTCCCCAACGACGATTGGCGCGCCGCCGTCTACGCGCTGCGCCGCTGGGACTCCGACCCGGAGCGGGGACGGAACGTTCGCTACTACGGCGGCTCCCTCGAGGGGGAGCACGATGCGCTGAGGGTCTGGGCCCTGGGCGCGCTGCTGCGCGGGAGTGACAAGGGAAGGGAGCAACGGGCCTGGGCCTGGGACACCGGCCTGGCGCTACGGGCGCGGCATCTCGCCCTCCAACCCGGCATCAGCCTCTCCCTGGCGCGCGGGTCGGGAGAGACCGCTGGGGGAACGGAGTTCCGCCAGTCGGGCTATCACGACAACTCCTCGCGGGTCTGGGGCTTGGCGTCGTTCAACCACTATGGTGAGGCGCTGGACCCCGAGCTGACCAACCTGGAGGTCGCCACCGCCAGCGTCGGGATCCGCCACGGGTCGCGCACCTCACTCGACCTGGTGGCTCACCGATACCGTCTGGTCCAGCCCACCGATGAGCTCGACACCATCGGGCTCGACGTCGCGGACGAGCCATTGACCGGTGAGAGCCTGGATGTGGGGCACGGGGTCGACGGGATCCTGGCCGTCCGGGACCTGCTCCCCGGGATCCACTTCACCTACAAGCTCGGAGTCTTCCTCTCTGGCCACGCGTTCGTGGATACGGCGGATCCGGCCTGGCTGCACAAGCTCGAGCTCCGGATCGACTTCTGA
- a CDS encoding aminoglycoside phosphotransferase family protein, whose amino-acid sequence MSAVPLPRGDEHAVPLGRAVEDSRSPRMVRRLVQRHLVSEGWEVRGLAPVYSRYKGVDGGLVTYRVDVAQRRGEARTSFVSVRTGPPSRLESQAERFRDPSWAKRALPLQPFHLDADTQLLLYAFPLDRGMRDLHRALRPKWIGRWLAEAPLSPPASTTPLLHRKSTVTVLSYRPERRAVLRLDAAFEGRAFGSDSFVLRMHADPRRARPAVVAGAALQVAGVAAPATLGMLRPDLSIERHCTGTPLPATSIDNDVLMRAVGRHLARVHAVVPPTTLEVLDHSELHLRALRCAQDLARVHVGLGAWAERCAMALLPAPPVGPRVLLHGDLHPGQVLVEGPRLLFVDWDRSCAGDPEYDLGVLAAHLFHGYGRRAERAFQAVTRGYRDGGGLLDEPRLHWHQAHALLRLVDTPHRSVRPDWPERTEWILTRLEEVARC is encoded by the coding sequence ATGAGTGCCGTGCCGCTCCCGCGGGGTGACGAGCACGCCGTCCCCCTGGGCCGCGCGGTCGAGGACTCGCGGAGCCCGCGCATGGTGCGACGACTCGTGCAGCGCCACCTGGTGTCGGAAGGATGGGAGGTGCGTGGTCTGGCCCCGGTGTACTCCCGCTACAAGGGTGTCGACGGCGGGCTGGTCACCTACCGGGTCGACGTCGCACAGCGGCGCGGCGAGGCGCGGACCAGCTTCGTGAGCGTCCGCACAGGCCCACCGTCCCGTCTCGAGTCCCAGGCGGAGCGATTCCGCGATCCCTCCTGGGCGAAGCGTGCCCTGCCGTTGCAGCCTTTCCACCTCGACGCGGACACGCAGCTGCTCCTCTACGCGTTTCCTCTGGATCGAGGGATGCGGGACCTGCATCGCGCGCTTCGTCCCAAGTGGATCGGGCGCTGGCTCGCCGAGGCGCCGCTGTCCCCGCCCGCCTCGACCACGCCGCTGCTCCATCGCAAGAGCACCGTCACGGTTCTGAGCTACCGGCCGGAGCGGCGTGCCGTGCTCCGTCTGGACGCCGCATTCGAGGGTCGCGCGTTCGGGAGTGACTCGTTCGTCCTCCGGATGCACGCCGATCCCAGGAGGGCCAGGCCCGCGGTCGTCGCCGGCGCTGCGCTCCAGGTGGCAGGCGTGGCCGCTCCGGCCACGTTGGGGATGCTCCGCCCCGACCTGAGCATCGAGCGCCATTGCACCGGTACGCCGCTCCCCGCGACGTCCATCGACAATGACGTGTTGATGCGCGCCGTGGGTCGGCATCTGGCGCGTGTGCATGCGGTCGTCCCGCCCACGACACTCGAGGTGTTGGACCACAGCGAGCTCCACCTGCGCGCGTTGCGCTGCGCGCAGGATCTCGCGCGGGTCCACGTCGGACTTGGAGCGTGGGCGGAGCGTTGTGCCATGGCCCTGCTTCCCGCGCCTCCTGTGGGCCCCCGCGTACTCCTGCATGGAGATCTGCACCCGGGTCAGGTCCTGGTGGAGGGCCCGCGACTCCTCTTCGTGGATTGGGACCGGAGTTGTGCGGGCGACCCGGAATACGACCTCGGCGTGCTTGCCGCCCATCTCTTCCACGGATATGGGCGGCGCGCGGAGCGCGCCTTCCAGGCCGTGACCAGGGGTTACCGAGACGGCGGTGGCCTGCTGGACGAACCCCGTCTGCACTGGCACCAGGCTCATGCGCTGCTGCGCCTGGTGGACACCCCCCATCGCAGCGTGCGCCCGGATTGGCCGGAGCGCACCGAGTGGATCCTGACTCGATTGGAGGAGGTGGCGCGGTGTTGA
- a CDS encoding ABC transporter ATP-binding protein gives MKADERGGGIGRSWARYRTLGAYARPHRMTFVSAGVLTLVVILGELLRPWPTKIVLDQVILGQPWPVLPPALQGSDGRLRLLAVSCAALLLIAGLAGLADYARTVRIAQAGNRIVSTLRADLHARLVRMSLSFHSAHAKGDLLVRLTGDAAMLKMLLLEGLVLLAQELLLIVGVATVAFYLNARLTAVAVITMPVVVGIVYVYGQRIRGAARKQRRKEGKIAVTAAESLQAIPEIQAYGLEAQAGAAFGKHSHRSAKAAVAATRLESQMGRATDVAIALGTAVVLWVGAQQVLRGSLTPGEMLVFVSYVRALFKPLRRVTTLAAKMAKSAAGAERLLEILASEPDLRDPIPAPAPVTLRGDLRLSHVSYAYADDGPDVLHDVDLHIRAGEHVAILGTNGAGKSTLASLIPRLRDVRTGQVLIDGRDVRSLTLANLRAQVAMVFQRTVLFDGTVAENAALGAPGVEPDRLADALTLSGVSESVRDLPLGADTRVGEVGDALSGGQRQRVALARALIRDAAIVVFDEPTSALDPAGVRRLVDRVLPALRGRTVLLVTHDHRLARAVDRAVVLERGRVAFDGTPEGAARWMERRRATSELQVVGVGS, from the coding sequence GTGAAGGCGGACGAGCGGGGAGGCGGGATCGGGAGGAGCTGGGCCCGGTACCGCACGTTGGGGGCCTACGCGCGCCCCCACCGGATGACCTTCGTCAGCGCCGGCGTCCTCACGCTGGTCGTCATCCTGGGCGAGCTCCTGCGGCCGTGGCCGACCAAGATCGTCCTGGATCAGGTGATCCTCGGCCAGCCATGGCCCGTGCTCCCTCCCGCGCTCCAGGGGTCGGACGGACGCCTCCGGCTTCTGGCGGTGAGTTGCGCCGCGCTGCTCCTCATCGCCGGCCTCGCGGGCCTCGCCGACTACGCGCGCACCGTGAGGATCGCCCAGGCGGGAAACCGCATCGTCTCCACGCTCCGAGCCGATCTGCACGCACGGCTCGTGCGCATGTCGCTCTCCTTCCACTCCGCCCACGCCAAGGGCGATCTGCTGGTGCGTCTCACCGGCGACGCGGCGATGCTCAAGATGCTCCTGCTGGAAGGGCTCGTCCTGCTCGCCCAGGAGCTGCTGCTGATCGTGGGTGTCGCCACGGTCGCGTTCTACCTCAACGCCCGCCTCACCGCGGTCGCCGTGATCACGATGCCCGTGGTCGTCGGGATCGTCTACGTCTACGGTCAGCGGATCCGGGGAGCTGCCCGTAAGCAGCGGCGCAAGGAAGGGAAGATCGCGGTCACCGCGGCGGAATCGCTCCAGGCGATTCCCGAGATCCAGGCCTACGGCCTCGAAGCCCAGGCGGGAGCGGCCTTCGGGAAGCATTCGCATCGGAGCGCCAAGGCGGCCGTGGCGGCCACGCGTCTCGAGAGCCAGATGGGTCGAGCGACGGATGTCGCGATCGCGCTGGGCACCGCGGTGGTGCTCTGGGTGGGCGCCCAGCAGGTCCTGCGGGGGAGTCTGACGCCCGGAGAGATGCTGGTCTTCGTCTCGTATGTCCGGGCGTTGTTCAAACCCCTTCGTCGCGTGACGACACTGGCTGCCAAGATGGCCAAGTCGGCTGCGGGCGCCGAGCGGCTCCTGGAGATCCTGGCGTCGGAGCCCGACCTGCGCGACCCGATCCCCGCACCGGCTCCCGTGACGCTGCGGGGTGACCTCCGGCTGTCGCATGTCAGCTATGCCTATGCCGACGACGGGCCCGACGTCCTCCACGACGTCGACCTCCACATCCGGGCGGGCGAGCACGTGGCCATCCTCGGCACGAACGGGGCAGGGAAGTCCACGCTCGCCTCCCTGATCCCTCGCCTCCGCGACGTGCGCACCGGACAGGTGCTCATCGACGGCCGGGACGTCCGTTCCCTGACGCTGGCCAACCTGAGAGCGCAGGTCGCCATGGTCTTCCAGCGCACCGTTCTCTTCGACGGGACCGTCGCGGAGAACGCCGCCCTCGGAGCCCCCGGGGTGGAGCCCGACCGGCTCGCCGATGCGCTCACGCTCTCGGGCGTGTCGGAGAGCGTACGGGACCTCCCGCTCGGGGCGGATACGCGGGTGGGGGAGGTGGGCGACGCGCTCTCCGGCGGGCAGCGTCAGCGCGTGGCTCTGGCGCGCGCGCTGATCCGCGACGCCGCGATCGTGGTTTTCGACGAGCCGACCAGCGCATTGGATCCGGCGGGCGTGCGTCGACTGGTGGACCGCGTCCTGCCGGCCCTGCGCGGGCGCACGGTGCTGCTGGTCACGCACGACCACCGGCTGGCGCGGGCCGTGGACCGGGCGGTGGTGCTGGAACGGGGCCGCGTGGCCTTCGACGGTACCCCCGAGGGAGCGGCGCGCTGGATGGAGCGTCGCAGGGCGACGTCGGAGCTGCAGGTCGTGGGGGTCGGATCATGA
- a CDS encoding glycosyltransferase family 4 protein, whose translation MRAPGRLAYVCADAGIPPDGAKGASVHFRELGRALVREGYDVQAVTRRPPTGAWNDFPLRAVGGGGRGVPAPLVRELAELTDQRGLAEALTECGPVQAVYERYSLWGLSGLRHARALGVPFFLEVNAPLWEEAERYRALALGAPARAVARELFRRASRVLVVSAPLRDRIIAEGAEPDRVIVFPNGVAPAFLEDTAPADVPTALRGRFILTFVGSLKPWHGIEMLLDAVLALPTSLNVGLWVVGDGPEAPRVDEAARLHPDRVVRTASVPHEQVPSVLRASDATVAPYTSSSPTYFCPLKVVEAFAAGVPLLASAVPAVQRLDLRGLTLGTFQPGSRSSFRCALERLLADPTAARASADHNRSVARGRFTWDQRARELGALLEDGAPLSTVGAA comes from the coding sequence GTGAGGGCCCCGGGCAGGTTGGCCTACGTGTGCGCGGACGCGGGAATCCCGCCCGACGGCGCCAAGGGCGCGTCGGTCCACTTCCGCGAGCTCGGGCGGGCCCTGGTCCGTGAGGGCTACGACGTGCAGGCCGTGACACGACGGCCCCCGACCGGGGCGTGGAACGACTTCCCGCTGCGCGCGGTCGGTGGGGGCGGCCGAGGCGTGCCCGCCCCGCTGGTCCGCGAGCTCGCCGAGCTCACCGATCAGCGCGGGCTGGCGGAGGCGCTCACGGAATGCGGGCCCGTCCAGGCTGTCTACGAACGCTACAGCCTCTGGGGTCTTTCGGGCCTGCGCCATGCGCGCGCATTGGGCGTACCGTTCTTCCTCGAGGTCAATGCCCCTCTATGGGAGGAGGCCGAGCGGTACCGCGCCCTGGCCCTGGGCGCGCCTGCGCGCGCGGTCGCACGCGAGCTCTTCCGGCGCGCGAGCCGGGTCCTGGTCGTCTCGGCCCCGCTGCGCGACCGGATCATCGCGGAGGGCGCGGAGCCGGACCGCGTGATCGTGTTCCCCAACGGCGTGGCGCCAGCCTTCCTCGAGGATACAGCGCCGGCCGACGTGCCGACCGCGCTACGCGGACGCTTCATCCTCACGTTCGTCGGGTCCCTCAAGCCCTGGCATGGGATCGAGATGCTGCTCGACGCGGTGCTGGCGCTGCCGACGTCCCTGAACGTCGGGTTGTGGGTGGTGGGCGATGGTCCCGAGGCCCCCCGGGTGGACGAAGCGGCTCGCCTCCATCCCGACCGGGTCGTGCGTACCGCGAGTGTTCCACACGAGCAGGTGCCGTCGGTGCTTCGGGCCTCCGATGCCACCGTCGCCCCGTACACGAGCTCGAGCCCCACCTACTTCTGTCCCTTGAAGGTGGTCGAGGCGTTCGCCGCCGGCGTGCCGTTGCTCGCGAGTGCCGTTCCTGCGGTGCAACGCCTCGACCTCCGTGGCTTGACCCTCGGCACGTTCCAACCCGGCTCGCGCAGCAGCTTCCGCTGCGCGCTCGAACGCCTGCTCGCGGATCCGACCGCGGCCCGGGCGTCCGCCGACCACAACCGGTCCGTCGCTCGCGGGCGCTTCACCTGGGATCAGCGCGCGCGGGAGCTGGGAGCGCTGCTGGAGGATGGCGCGCCGCTGTCTACGGTAGGTGCCGCGTGA